The Bacillus sp. NEB1478 genome contains the following window.
AGTTGTTGCACTCTCATATTCAGAGAAGAGAATTTCATTAAGCTTTTCACCGGGACGTTTCCACAGTTCAACCATTGTCATCCCTTTTTTATCTGAATAATCAATAACGGCCTGTGCTAAGTCTGTAATCTTGCAGGTTGGCATTTTCATAACGAATATTTCGTCGTCAACACTTTCATACTTAGCTTTAAACAATAAGCTGATAGCTTCTTCAAGTGTTAAAAAGAACCGAGTCATCTGGAAATCAGAAATACCTACTTGTCCTTTATCATTACGGGATAAAATAATGATCTTTTTTAAATTTTTGGGCAACAGCCGTTTGACAGGCTCATGTCCCCAGGAGCCTGTTCCACCCGTAATTAATATTTTTTTATTAAACAACAAAATTTAATTTCCTCCTAAAGTAAACTTTACAACCCTGTCAGAATCATTTAGATCGTCACGTCATATCCTTCAAGAATAGGTCATGTTTTTTTGTTCATTCGTCATTACTTTAAAATTCTTGAAAAATATATTATTTTTAAACGAATGTGTAAAATTTTGTCTTGTATGAATTAAAATATGTCTCATCTGCTAATTGATCTAAATTTTTTATAATTAAGCTTTGAATGACTATTTCTAGCCGTATACTAAGTATGGTTACAATCTTCAATGAAACTCTTCTTTCTTTGCTAAATAAAATCTTTATATACATTAAACTATGATTTATCATCCCATTAGGACTAGACCACTACCCGTGATTCCTTAAAAAGGGCGATAATTCTATATTCACAGCTTTGAATTATTTATATAAATTCATATATTATGGCATATAAAAACTAAAGTAGCTGTTTTTGCAAAACGAAGATTATAAATCAATCATTATAAACCTCTTGAGGTTATCAAGAGGTTTATATGATAGAAGGCGCATGAATGTATTTTTTCAATCCAATAAAACTTGCTGATTCTGAAGCAGTTTGAGGGTTAAGTCTAGTATCATTTTCTCTGACAACTCTGTAAATGTACCTTCTCTCATTAACGGTTTTCTATTGCATTTTTTGCAAGTACACTTAGCACATTTTTCACATCGTTTTGGTTTCCCTTCATTACACCGATTACATTTTTTATAACTCATAGAACTATGGGAATGGTCAAATAATGATGATCTTTGATTAATTCTCCCTGAATCCTTACACCATTTACATTTTCTTTCATGACAGCTGCGGCATTTTATTACTCTGCACTCTATTTCACATGGTACAGGTTCAGTAAAACGTATGCGATCAAGGGATTCATCGAACTCTGTGATATCCGCACGGATAATTTCACAGAATGGAAGCTCATTGAAGAATTGGGTACTTAATTGATGGAATTGAGACAGGTCAGTTCCTTCCAAACGATCTTTTTCTGGAAATCCAGCACCAAGGGGAGTGGAAGTAAAAAAACCAAATTCATCCTGCGAGTCGAAGAAGGGTCCAACAGGGGGTGTTCGAAAACTTTCAATTTGAACTACACAGTCAAAAGGTAACTCGACCGTTAACGAATTGATGGTCGATAGCACTTCTTTCTTGCAGTCTACTACAGGATTAGCCGCATATTGAATATTTTTGCGGACAAACCCGCTGAGAAAAAGGTTACCTGTTGCGGTGCTGCCCTTGGGTTGAACAAGACGACATTGAGTGATGAAAACTCGTTTTTTGATTTGTTTAATTTCGAGAACTTCTTCTCCTTTTGGAAATGCTATTTTAGCATGCATCGGTAATTGTACCGAAAATGCCTGTAAAACGACTGGAGTTTTAATAATAGTGCCATGAGCAGATACAATAAAAGGGTCTACAATGTTTGCTTTACAAAAATTTGTTGATACAGATCTAGGAAATGGGCTAACACTCATTTTTTTTTGCCTCCAATATTTTTTTTCCTCCGATTTTTTATTAGGTCACTTTTTTATTGTATGCAAAAATCCTTGGACTGTTTGGACGAATATCACTGTCTGGCTACTTGTTCCTTTTACGAATCAATGCGGCTTAAAGCCATTAAAAAAAGAGCCATAAAGGCTCTTTATTTTAAAGATTTTTAGCCGTTTGCAGGACCCAAAGAGTCAATACGGACTTGTTGCTTTTGCAATAGTTTTAGTGTAAGATCTACAATCATTTTTTCAGAAAGACGTGTGAACGTACCTTCGCCAACGATTTGTTGATCTCCAGTTCCTCCAGTTAAAGGTATGCGGTCTAAGGACTCATCGAATTCGATAATATCGGCTTGGATAAGTTCACAGAACGGAAGCTCGTTAAAGAACTGAGTGCTGACTTGATGGAATTGAGAAAGGTCAGAACCCTCTAAACGATCCTTTACAGCGAAATTCATATCATTTGGAAGGGGTTGAGAAACCAAAAAGCCGAAATCCGCTCTTTGATCAGTGAATGGTCCGACAGGGGCGTTTAGGAAACCATTGATTTCAGCTACACAACTCCAAGGAACTTCAACTGTCAATGAATTAATAGCGGATAGAATTTCCCCTTGAGCATCGACTGTAGGGTTAGCAGCATATTGAATATTTTTGCGTACAAAACCGGCTATAAAAAGCTTAGCACTAAAAGTGGAAGGGTCAGCAATTTCGGCTGCTGTTGGGGGACGGTTTACAAGACGGCATTGAGTAGTGAATACCTTTTTCCCAATTGTTTTAATCTCTAGTACTCGTTGACCAGCTGGAAAAGTAATTTCAGCATGTGCCGGAATTTGAACCGATACTTCCTGTAAGACTACAGGCACTTTAATGATTGGATCTGGACTTGCAGCAATTGGACGTGGCGTGACATTTGTTGCCTCACAATGATTAGTTGAGGTGGTACGTGGAAATGGTTGAACAGACATTTATTTTTTTCCTCCTTGATATTTTAGGAATAGGGAGCAAGTAAAACTCTCCCTTCTTTAATTAATGCTAAAAAGGGTATATTTGAAACGGCGGATTATCCAAGTCTATCGCCTTTTTTTAGCAGTATTTCGTTACCAGCCGCAACAGTTATCGCAGCTGTGGGAACAGCACCTTTCGTGTGTAATTTCACAACAACACATACAATGCTTTTTAACACAATGGCAGTCGCACATATCATCACAACGGTGCTTTTTATCCCAATGGCAGTCGCACATATCATCACATCGATGCTTTTTATCGCAATGACAGTCGCACATATCATCACAACGGTGTTTTTTATCACAATGGCAGTCTGGCCATTCATGGTGCTTTTTATGACAATGACAGTCTGGCCATTCATGGTGCTTTTTATGACGGTGACAATCTGGCCATTCCTTGTGTTTTTTATGACAGTGACAGTCTGGCCATTCACGGTGCTTTTTATGACAGTGACAGTCACAACAATCATTGTGCTTTTTATGACGGTGACAGTCACAACAATCATCTCTGCGTACCTTTTTAAAGAGACCTGATGTTTCCCATTTACTTTTATCGTTATGGCAATTATGCTTTTTTTTCAATTTTTTACTTAACAAATTAACGAACACCTCCCCAAGGGAAAAATAACCATACACTATAAGGAGTCTGACAACATCTTGTAATAAACATATTAATAATTTTTATGAGAGTATAATGCCGATTTTAGTCCTACTCTGACCATTATCAAACACCTTTAAAATCCTGTAATTCATATCGTTTATTCTTAATGAACAGTTTTCACATATGTTGTCCTACTCTTATTACAGTAGATGTTAGTTAGGATAGAAAGGTAACGGCAATAAGCTGATTTCTAATAAAAAGGCTTTCCTGGGGTGATAACCCTTGAATAAAAGTTAAAGTCAACTAGCACACTTTCGATTAATAGGTTAAGATAAGGTTCTCTAAAAATATCAAAGAAACATAAAATGATTTGCTCTTCATACAATTTGGTCACTTCTTTAGTATTTGCGTACCGTTTTTCCTCAATTTTAGGCTGATACTGATCATTAATATTAACAACCTACTTTTTAAAAGCATAATGATGAAAACAGAAAAAACCCCGAATGCCATGTGAGCATTCGGGGTTTAGTCTATAAATTTTTTATCGTGCGATGATGTTATATCCGCTGTCTACGTGGAGGATTTCCCCTGTTATACCGCGAGCCAAATCACTCATAAGGAATAATGCAGCATCTCCAACTTCTTCTTGCGTGTTTGCTTTACGAAGCGGCGATCTTTCTTCAATCTCTTTTAGTACTGAGTTGAAATCACCGATTCCTTTTGCAGCCAACGTTCGGATTGGACCTGCCGATATCGCGTTAACTCGGATGCCATCTTTCCCAACATCGTTAGCAAGATATTTAACACTCGCATCTAACGCGGCTTTTGCTACACCCATTACATTATAATTGGAAACAACTCTTTCTCCCCCAAGGTAAGTTAGAGTAATAATGCTTCCGCCTTCAGTCATTAATGGACGAGCTTCTTTAACGACTGCTGTTAATGAATAAGCAGAGATGTTGTGAGCTAATAAAAACCCATCACGTGTTGTATTCAAATATTCGCCTTTCAATTCTTCTGTATTTGCAAATGCGATACAGTGTGCAAGGCCATGAATAACGCCAACTTGTTCTTTAATGTCTGCAAAAGTTTTCTTGATTTCTTCATCATTTGTGATATCACAAGGCAATACTATTGAGTCATTGCTATCTAATGATTCAGCAAGATCACGTACGTTCTTCTCTAGTCTTTCACCTGCATATGTAAAAATTAAGCGGGCACCTGCATTTGATAGAGACTGAGCGATTCCCCAAGCAATACTGCGCTTATTCGCTACTCCCATTACGACAAAAGTTTTATCTTTTAATGATAATTGATACATATTAAAACGCCTCCTCAATATCTGTTCATCTTTTACATTTCATTAGTATTAGTAATTGTTATTAGTACCAAGTCCTAATTATTATAACAGATAGAGAGAAATAAATCACTAGTTAACCTTTACTAGTCTGAATATTTTTCACTTCAAACCCGCAAGAATAACAGCGAAATATCACATTTTGATTGGATTGAGCAATCAGCACTTCCTCATTTAAATTATGCTCTCTCTCACAATTAGGGCAATAAACAGTAGGAATCATTAAAATCCACCTTTCATTTGTATATATAATTAGCATGCTCAATTACAGCAAAAAAAATGGGGGACTGACCCCTTACAATTTATTTCCCTATCGATTTTTTGAATTTCATCAGGGTAGTTTACTCACTATTCTCTATGGTTTTATACAGTTCTCAATTTTAGTGACCTTTTATTGATATTTATTACCCAACAAAAAAAATGGAGACAAAAGGCTGCTTACAGCATCCTTTTGTCTCCTTCTTTCCTACTTATGACAAAGCTTCTTTCATTTGTTGAATTTGCTGCTTGCTTCCAGTCACGACCAGCTTATCTCCTACTAGGAGCTCAGTATCTCCATGAGGCATAATTGATTCTTTTCCACGATAGATTCTAACAATGATACTGTCCCCTAAGAACGGGAAGTTCCTTAGGGCTGTGCGATTATAGAAACTATTGATTATTCTAATTTCATTCAACTTGTTGTCTTGTGCAGTTAAGATGTCAACTACCGTCGGGTTTTCTA
Protein-coding sequences here:
- a CDS encoding CsxC family protein, with product MSVQPFPRTTSTNHCEATNVTPRPIAASPDPIIKVPVVLQEVSVQIPAHAEITFPAGQRVLEIKTIGKKVFTTQCRLVNRPPTAAEIADPSTFSAKLFIAGFVRKNIQYAANPTVDAQGEILSAINSLTVEVPWSCVAEINGFLNAPVGPFTDQRADFGFLVSQPLPNDMNFAVKDRLEGSDLSQFHQVSTQFFNELPFCELIQADIIEFDESLDRIPLTGGTGDQQIVGEGTFTRLSEKMIVDLTLKLLQKQQVRIDSLGPANG
- a CDS encoding CsxC family protein, whose protein sequence is MSVSPFPRSVSTNFCKANIVDPFIVSAHGTIIKTPVVLQAFSVQLPMHAKIAFPKGEEVLEIKQIKKRVFITQCRLVQPKGSTATGNLFLSGFVRKNIQYAANPVVDCKKEVLSTINSLTVELPFDCVVQIESFRTPPVGPFFDSQDEFGFFTSTPLGAGFPEKDRLEGTDLSQFHQLSTQFFNELPFCEIIRADITEFDESLDRIRFTEPVPCEIECRVIKCRSCHERKCKWCKDSGRINQRSSLFDHSHSSMSYKKCNRCNEGKPKRCEKCAKCTCKKCNRKPLMREGTFTELSEKMILDLTLKLLQNQQVLLD
- a CDS encoding polysaccharide biosynthesis protein, with translation MLFNKKILITGGTGSWGHEPVKRLLPKNLKKIIILSRNDKGQVGISDFQMTRFFLTLEEAISLLFKAKYESVDDEIFVMKMPTCKITDLAQAVIDYSDKKGMTMVELWKRPGEKLNEILFSEYESATTVYFNSEYLVILPTIEIKSVNEHYANYEKVEYETYSTENDLMTNEEIHQMLVEGGFSN
- the fabI gene encoding enoyl-ACP reductase FabI, coding for MYQLSLKDKTFVVMGVANKRSIAWGIAQSLSNAGARLIFTYAGERLEKNVRDLAESLDSNDSIVLPCDITNDEEIKKTFADIKEQVGVIHGLAHCIAFANTEELKGEYLNTTRDGFLLAHNISAYSLTAVVKEARPLMTEGGSIITLTYLGGERVVSNYNVMGVAKAALDASVKYLANDVGKDGIRVNAISAGPIRTLAAKGIGDFNSVLKEIEERSPLRKANTQEEVGDAALFLMSDLARGITGEILHVDSGYNIIAR